The Tursiops truncatus isolate mTurTru1 chromosome 11, mTurTru1.mat.Y, whole genome shotgun sequence genomic sequence TACTACATTTtatctaaattaatttttgtaagtaaatgagatacacacacacatgaccacaaataacacacatacacacacagtattctttttttcGTCCATAATTCTTTTTGATATAAAcctacttaataaaaaaaaaaaagagttgttaaAACAGTCTTGCCAAAGAATTGTGTATCTGTGTTTCAGAGCTGTGGAATCAGCTGTGCTTTTGGTGGGTAACAAGCAAGATCTCTGTCATGTGCGAGAGGTTGGCTGGGAAGAAGGGCAAAAACTGGCATTGGATAACCGGTGCCAATTCTGTGAACTGTCTGCAGCAGAGCAATCTCTGGAGGTGGAAATGATGTTTATCAGAATTATCAAGGGCATCCTGACAAACTTCAAactcaaagaaaagagaagacccAGTGGATCTAAATCCATGGCCAAACTGATCAATAATGTAtttggaaagagaaggaaatctgtTTAATTGACATGTGATCCTAAGGGATATATTATATCAGAGAGTTTCAAACTTTTGTATGGTAATTAAATTTACCCTTTGTATGcaattaaaaaattctcttagAGATATGAAATAATTGGCCATGAACCACAACTGTGTTTTCAAATATATAGTTTGCCTTCTTAGTTGTTTGTATCTTGTACATTTTGCTTCACACTTAACCTTTTCTTTATTACACAGAATAATATAAGTATAACCTATTGGTGGAttactatataattttataaaattaccaTTCTACAGGGCTcaatttacctttattttatatatatatatatcattttaatgaaatatacagTTATATTCATATAGTTAATATAGGGCTTAACTTATCAATTTGTGAAATTCATGATCTATTTAATTGAAATACatggatttatttttgaaagtgtctttataataaaccagtgaatTATTTGATATTACATAAATTTTACTTACAACTAAGGCCTTAAGAAGTTAAATTCCTTACCCGTAAGTGCATAGTTTACAGTTGGTCTGATGATGAAAAGTCTGCCTTTCCTTACTGTATGCTAAGCTAACAAGGGCAATTATCATAGAGAAATTAACTTGTACAACTAAGATACATTTTAGATTAAAAGATTAgggatttttttaagttcatttataaATCAATACatcataggaaaagaaaaaagtaaaaactcttTGGTAAATATATAACCTTGAAAGCCTTATTGTCCTGAAAGAAATATTGTATTAGATACAAACATTTTGGGCCTTCTCAGATTACATTGGGTACAGTTTCCTTCAGAGGTCAACTGTCCACCTCCTGGACTGCAGCATCCCTTCTGCTGTCCCTGATGAGCTTGTCACCTGCTGCGTTTCAAGTTGCAACCCTAGGCCTAACTTCAGCCAAATCACTGATAAGTAAGGTTAGATTTTGGAGAAGTTAACCTGGGCATACATGCAATGCTGCGTGCACGCTTGGTTAACATGTGTGAGCACTAACTGGTGGACCATGTAGAAGATCTTGAGTAGAGGGTGGTAGACTGGAGTCAGGGAGGGTGACACAGACTATTAGTCTGGGCAGGAGAGAATTAAGTCATTGACATGGTTTTGCTCATCGTGAGTCACGATCCAACATTTAGCTTTTTTGATCTGTGGAAATCTAACCTGGATGATGCACTAGAGTAAAAAGAGTGGAAGTAAGGGAACTTTGTGTGGTAGTATACCAAATAGTCCAGATGTTCATGAAGATGGGGGGGTTAGAA encodes the following:
- the RERGL gene encoding ras-related and estrogen-regulated growth inhibitor-like protein isoform X2; translation: MNDVKLAVLGGEGTGKSESIYKKHLYLEGKQLNLEIYDSCSQPQKAKFSLTSELHWADGFIIVYDISDRSSFAFAKALIYRIREPQTSHCKRAVESAVLLVGNKQDLCHVREVGWEEGQKLALDNRCQFCELSAAEQSLEVEMMFIRIIKGILTNFKLKEKRRPSGSKSMAKLINNVFGKRRKSV